A stretch of the Halomonas sp. BDJS001 genome encodes the following:
- a CDS encoding aspartate/glutamate racemase family protein, translating into MHIRIINPNTTASMTAAMGQAAQQQAGPGTTVSASQPDAGPVSIESHFDEAISAVGVAEEVLKGEREGGIDAYVVACFGDPGLLAARELTRAPVIGIAEAAFHLATLVSTRFSIVTTLGRTGIIAEHLLQQYGFSHHCRRIRAAEIPVLDLEHHPDAAFTRIVEECCRARDEDGIGAIVLGCGGMANLTQEISREVGLPVVEGVTAALKLAESLVRLGLHTSKHGDLAYPRPKTFTGKFSELSELALPLKS; encoded by the coding sequence GTGCATATACGCATTATTAACCCCAACACCACGGCCTCCATGACCGCGGCTATGGGTCAGGCAGCACAGCAGCAGGCGGGGCCTGGCACCACGGTTAGCGCTTCGCAGCCTGACGCGGGCCCGGTTTCGATAGAAAGCCATTTTGACGAAGCGATCAGCGCGGTAGGGGTTGCCGAAGAGGTGCTTAAAGGCGAACGCGAAGGCGGCATTGATGCCTACGTGGTGGCCTGTTTCGGCGACCCGGGCTTGCTCGCTGCCCGCGAACTCACCCGCGCACCGGTGATTGGCATTGCCGAAGCGGCGTTTCATCTTGCCACCCTGGTGAGCACCCGTTTTTCTATTGTGACCACCTTGGGCCGTACCGGCATTATCGCCGAGCACCTGCTGCAACAGTACGGCTTTAGCCACCACTGCCGTCGTATACGTGCCGCTGAAATCCCAGTGCTGGATCTTGAGCATCACCCTGACGCGGCGTTTACCCGCATTGTTGAAGAGTGCTGCCGCGCAAGGGATGAAGACGGCATTGGCGCCATCGTTTTAGGCTGCGGCGGTATGGCGAATTTGACTCAGGAGATCAGCCGCGAAGTGGGCCTGCCGGTAGTGGAAGGGGTCACCGCGGCGCTGAAACTGGCAGAGTCGCTGGTCCGTTTGGGTCTACATACCAGTAAGCATGGAGACCTTGCCTACCCACGGCCAAAGACCTTCACGGGTAAGTTTTCCGAGCTTTCTGAGCTGGCACTACCGCTTAAGTCATAA
- a CDS encoding NCS1 family transporter codes for MSASPSALASEERYGAGSKALGAESLAPQHTRIMGRGSYFLAWFGGCVSIGTFAMGSSVVGTLNLLQATLAIAIGCFVIGIALAINGAAGYKYGIPFMVQARSAFGFTGTRLPGLVRAVPAVVWYGFQSWIGAGALNMVSATLFGFDNLIFYFITFQFLQIGLSVMGFQGIKWLENIGSAFILASLMYMFYATVQRYGDELSASLLTMEGSWGMPFWGATMLFLGIYSTMMLNVSDYSREHKKGTAQSLLTTIYAMSILPCTLFMGLIGYMVSQATGTADPIQVFANAVDNTPLLMTTLLFIAFAQVTTNVLNNVVPPTYVLMDIFKIKFSIATVIVGLLAFATFPWKLVQPGSAAGLQLFVQTYSAFLGPIFAILVVDYYVIRRRTLDIDKLYDVNGPYQGVNLAAFIATAIGIVAALSFSAISWYASLIPAGVSYYLLMKYWAPCQRFSQ; via the coding sequence ATGAGCGCTTCACCCTCGGCTCTTGCGTCAGAAGAACGATACGGTGCTGGATCAAAAGCACTAGGGGCAGAAAGCCTGGCCCCGCAACACACCCGGATTATGGGGCGAGGCTCCTATTTTCTGGCCTGGTTCGGCGGCTGCGTTTCCATCGGCACCTTTGCCATGGGCTCAAGCGTGGTCGGCACCCTGAACCTGTTACAAGCCACATTGGCCATTGCCATCGGCTGCTTTGTGATCGGGATAGCCCTGGCCATTAACGGGGCCGCAGGCTACAAGTACGGCATTCCGTTTATGGTGCAGGCGCGCAGTGCCTTCGGCTTTACCGGCACCCGCTTGCCGGGGCTAGTGCGCGCGGTGCCTGCAGTAGTGTGGTACGGCTTTCAAAGCTGGATTGGCGCAGGGGCACTCAATATGGTGTCGGCCACCCTGTTCGGCTTCGACAACCTTATCTTCTACTTTATTACCTTCCAGTTTCTGCAAATTGGCCTGTCGGTGATGGGCTTTCAGGGCATCAAGTGGTTAGAGAATATCGGCAGCGCCTTTATTCTCGCCTCACTGATGTATATGTTCTACGCTACGGTGCAGCGCTACGGCGATGAACTTTCCGCCAGCCTGCTGACCATGGAGGGCTCCTGGGGCATGCCCTTCTGGGGCGCAACCATGCTGTTTCTGGGCATCTATAGCACCATGATGCTCAACGTGAGTGACTACTCCCGCGAGCATAAAAAGGGCACGGCGCAGAGCCTGCTGACCACCATCTACGCCATGTCGATTCTGCCCTGCACGCTGTTTATGGGCTTGATCGGCTATATGGTTTCGCAAGCCACTGGCACCGCTGACCCTATCCAGGTGTTCGCCAACGCCGTGGACAACACCCCACTGTTAATGACCACCCTGCTGTTCATCGCCTTCGCTCAGGTGACCACCAACGTGCTCAACAACGTAGTGCCACCGACCTATGTGCTGATGGACATCTTTAAGATCAAGTTCTCGATCGCCACCGTCATCGTTGGCTTGCTGGCCTTCGCCACCTTCCCCTGGAAACTGGTGCAGCCGGGTTCCGCGGCCGGCCTGCAGCTGTTTGTGCAGACCTACTCCGCCTTTTTAGGCCCTATCTTCGCCATTCTGGTGGTCGATTATTATGTGATTCGCCGCCGCACGCTGGATATCGACAAACTGTATGACGTCAACGGCCCTTACCAAGGCGTTAACCTAGCGGCGTTTATCGCCACCGCTATCGGTATTGTGGCCGCGCTCTCTTTCTCGGCGATCTCGTGGTACGCCAGCCTGATACCCGCAGGCGTCAGCTACTACCTGCTAATGAAGTACTGGGCACCCTGCCAGCGCTTTAGTCAGTAA
- a CDS encoding NCS1 family nucleobase:cation symporter-1, with the protein MKESNDVSDLDIKHIDPTLYNQDLAPLKPQDRNWGAFEIFNVWSNDIQSLFGYTLAASLFLTYGLNGWAVMAAIILAGVIVMFLVNLTGKPSVKYGIPFPVMVRASMGIRGANLPAMLRAIVGIFWYGVQTYFASTAVTLLITAFFGAGNGSTFLGLSGVAWVSFVIVWLFQIAIFWQGIERIKHFLNWAGPLVYVVMLVLMVIVWFQAGSELIPAIGTIFSGDSEASGSSIAAFMAIVGTMVAYFAAVVINFGDFTRFVKTERQMKLGNLLGLPLNVAFFSFIALIITAGTLVLFGEALTNPTDIVERVDSLPLTIVAALTFFAATVGINLVANFIPPAYDLANLFPSKISFKMGGLITAVIAFFVGALWLSVISQIGVPGFVNALGAVVAPFYGIIVVDYYLIKRQHLNMQELFSSAPGSAYYYVNGWNTRALIAFGVAALFSLSTVLVPALSALGGFGWMIGAALGGLFYYGLMRQFKAAPVLAEQ; encoded by the coding sequence ATGAAAGAGAGCAACGACGTTAGCGATCTGGACATTAAGCACATTGATCCAACGCTCTATAACCAAGACCTTGCCCCGCTTAAACCCCAGGATCGTAACTGGGGCGCGTTTGAGATATTTAACGTCTGGTCTAATGATATCCAGAGCCTGTTTGGTTACACCCTGGCGGCCTCGCTGTTTTTAACCTACGGCCTGAACGGCTGGGCGGTCATGGCGGCGATTATTCTGGCGGGCGTTATCGTGATGTTTCTGGTCAACCTCACCGGTAAGCCCAGCGTTAAATACGGCATCCCCTTCCCGGTCATGGTGCGTGCCAGCATGGGGATACGCGGCGCTAACCTACCCGCAATGCTGCGCGCCATCGTGGGAATCTTCTGGTACGGCGTGCAGACCTACTTCGCCTCCACCGCCGTCACCCTGCTGATTACGGCATTTTTTGGCGCAGGCAATGGCAGCACCTTCCTGGGGCTTTCCGGCGTAGCCTGGGTGTCGTTTGTGATTGTGTGGCTGTTTCAAATCGCGATTTTCTGGCAGGGCATCGAGCGCATTAAGCACTTTCTCAACTGGGCAGGCCCGCTGGTCTACGTGGTGATGCTGGTGCTGATGGTCATTGTCTGGTTCCAGGCAGGCAGCGAGCTGATACCCGCCATTGGCACTATTTTTAGCGGCGACAGTGAAGCCAGCGGCAGCTCAATCGCCGCCTTTATGGCGATTGTCGGCACCATGGTGGCGTATTTCGCGGCGGTGGTGATTAACTTCGGCGACTTCACCCGCTTTGTAAAAACCGAACGCCAGATGAAGCTGGGTAACCTGCTGGGCTTGCCGCTTAACGTGGCATTCTTCTCATTTATCGCGCTGATTATTACTGCGGGCACCCTGGTGCTGTTTGGCGAAGCGCTGACCAACCCCACCGATATCGTGGAGCGAGTGGATTCATTACCGCTGACGATTGTCGCCGCCCTCACCTTCTTTGCCGCCACGGTGGGCATCAACCTGGTGGCCAACTTTATTCCCCCGGCCTACGATCTGGCCAACCTGTTCCCCAGTAAAATCAGCTTCAAGATGGGCGGCCTGATTACCGCGGTAATCGCGTTCTTCGTCGGCGCGCTATGGCTTTCCGTCATCAGCCAGATTGGCGTTCCCGGCTTTGTAAATGCGTTAGGTGCCGTCGTCGCGCCCTTCTACGGCATTATCGTAGTCGACTACTACCTGATTAAGCGCCAGCACTTAAACATGCAGGAGCTATTCTCATCAGCACCGGGCAGCGCCTACTACTACGTAAACGGCTGGAACACCCGCGCCCTTATCGCCTTTGGCGTGGCAGCACTGTTCTCACTCTCTACCGTTTTAGTACCCGCGCTTTCGGCCCTTGGAGGCTTTGGCTGGATGATTGGTGCAGCGCTGGGCGGGTTGTTCTACTACGGATTGATGCGGCAGTTTAAGGCTGCGCCTGTGCTGGCTGAGCAGTAG
- a CDS encoding type II toxin-antitoxin system Phd/YefM family antitoxin: MTGITATEARSNLYRLIDETAESHQPIVIMGKRNSAVLVSEEDWSAIQETLYLLSVPGMRESISEGMNTPVAECDEELDW, from the coding sequence ATGACCGGAATTACAGCCACTGAGGCGCGCAGCAATCTTTACCGGTTGATTGATGAGACTGCCGAGTCTCACCAACCCATCGTCATCATGGGGAAGCGTAACAGTGCCGTCTTGGTATCCGAAGAAGATTGGTCGGCCATTCAGGAAACGCTTTACCTGCTTTCTGTACCCGGCATGCGGGAATCGATTAGTGAAGGGATGAATACCCCTGTAGCTGAATGCGATGAGGAGCTGGACTGGTGA
- a CDS encoding Txe/YoeB family addiction module toxin, whose amino-acid sequence MTWKLAYTKQAQKDAKKLVSSGLKPKAQELLALIAEDPYRKPPPFEKLIGDLAGAYSRRINIQHRLVYQVLEDERVVKVLRLWSHYE is encoded by the coding sequence GTGACATGGAAGTTGGCTTACACCAAGCAAGCTCAGAAAGACGCAAAGAAACTTGTTTCCAGCGGCCTCAAGCCAAAAGCCCAGGAATTGTTGGCACTTATTGCAGAAGATCCCTACCGCAAGCCGCCTCCGTTTGAGAAGCTCATTGGTGATCTTGCGGGAGCCTATTCACGACGCATCAACATTCAACATCGTCTGGTTTACCAAGTGCTCGAAGACGAGCGAGTGGTGAAAGTTTTGAGGCTATGGAGCCACTACGAATAA
- a CDS encoding type II toxin-antitoxin system RelE/ParE family toxin codes for MQTIVELPEFIKRASSLLKAEEKMSIVNYLAFHPQAGDIVQGTGGIRKLRWSAQGKGKSGGVRVIYYYHNGSVPLFLLTVFGKGEKANISKSERNELSKLTNLLLERYGD; via the coding sequence ATGCAGACCATTGTCGAACTTCCTGAATTTATCAAGCGAGCGTCAAGCCTTCTCAAGGCTGAGGAAAAGATGAGTATTGTTAATTACTTAGCTTTTCATCCTCAAGCTGGGGACATCGTGCAAGGCACGGGAGGTATTAGGAAGCTTCGCTGGTCGGCGCAGGGTAAGGGTAAAAGTGGTGGGGTAAGGGTTATCTACTACTATCACAATGGAAGCGTACCGCTGTTCCTTTTGACCGTTTTCGGCAAAGGCGAAAAAGCGAATATCTCAAAGTCCGAACGTAATGAACTGAGCAAGCTTACCAACCTGTTGCTTGAAAGATATGGTGATTAA
- the nadS gene encoding NadS family protein: protein MSSAFASIKQGLDEAIEYSNGQVGKAIVHEFGPVEVKKIRSKLGMSQNEFASAFGISVSTLRHWERGDRAPHGPALVLLNVVSKEPQAVLKALSA, encoded by the coding sequence ATGAGTAGCGCATTTGCAAGTATCAAGCAGGGCCTGGATGAGGCCATTGAATACTCCAACGGGCAGGTGGGAAAAGCGATCGTGCATGAGTTCGGGCCAGTAGAGGTCAAGAAGATACGTTCCAAGCTGGGTATGTCGCAGAACGAGTTTGCCTCAGCCTTTGGAATCAGCGTCAGTACGCTGCGACATTGGGAGCGTGGTGACCGAGCGCCTCACGGCCCCGCCCTAGTGCTATTGAACGTCGTATCTAAAGAGCCTCAAGCCGTATTAAAGGCGCTTAGCGCGTGA
- a CDS encoding acetyltransferase, translated as MKIETVEKADHLKLLEIWEASVRATHDFLAEEDLQELKPLILEQYFNAVDLRCAKNGHGEIQGFCGVHDGNIEMLFIAPDARGKGVGAMLAANAIDEQGASKVDVNEQNVQALGFYQYIGFKVTGRSPVDGQGKAYPLLHMAL; from the coding sequence ATGAAAATTGAGACCGTAGAAAAAGCAGATCACCTTAAGCTGCTAGAAATCTGGGAAGCCTCGGTCAGAGCAACCCATGATTTTCTAGCTGAAGAAGATTTACAAGAGTTAAAGCCGTTAATCTTGGAGCAGTATTTTAACGCCGTTGATTTAAGGTGCGCTAAAAATGGTCATGGTGAAATCCAAGGGTTCTGCGGCGTTCATGACGGTAATATTGAGATGTTGTTCATTGCACCAGATGCGCGCGGAAAAGGCGTTGGTGCCATGTTAGCTGCCAATGCTATCGATGAGCAGGGAGCGTCAAAGGTCGACGTCAATGAACAGAATGTTCAGGCGCTTGGTTTTTACCAGTATATTGGCTTTAAAGTGACAGGTCGCTCACCGGTCGATGGGCAGGGTAAAGCCTATCCACTGTTGCATATGGCGCTATAA
- a CDS encoding type II toxin-antitoxin system ParD family antitoxin, whose protein sequence is MSMHRKTITLTEQQNGWVKAQIESGHFGNDSEYIRDLIRRDQQAKQRLAILRQALVEGESSGNPTPLDISAIKAAGRKRIKAVD, encoded by the coding sequence ATGAGCATGCACCGGAAAACCATCACGCTGACTGAACAGCAAAATGGCTGGGTGAAAGCCCAGATTGAAAGCGGCCACTTTGGCAACGATAGTGAATACATCCGCGATCTCATCCGAAGGGATCAGCAGGCCAAACAACGTCTTGCCATACTGAGGCAAGCCCTCGTTGAGGGTGAGTCAAGCGGGAACCCGACCCCCCTGGATATATCGGCTATTAAGGCGGCTGGCCGTAAGCGGATCAAGGCGGTTGATTAG
- a CDS encoding type II toxin-antitoxin system RelE/ParE family toxin encodes MLELNVTPKAESDLIGIWVYTCEEWGVDQADNYLNRLETGMKRLIDHPSLGANYDHVFSGYRRLQVEHHAVFYQLHESKVLVVRVLHQDMDAPERLLE; translated from the coding sequence GTGCTTGAATTGAATGTCACGCCAAAGGCGGAATCAGATCTCATCGGAATTTGGGTGTATACCTGTGAGGAATGGGGCGTTGATCAGGCGGATAATTACCTGAATCGGCTTGAGACCGGCATGAAACGGCTGATTGATCATCCATCACTTGGCGCGAACTACGACCATGTTTTTTCTGGGTATCGCAGATTACAGGTCGAGCACCACGCTGTTTTTTATCAACTGCATGAATCGAAAGTGCTCGTTGTTCGTGTACTTCACCAGGACATGGATGCACCGGAAAGGCTTCTAGAGTAG
- the modF gene encoding molybdate ABC transporter ATP-binding protein ModF: MEPSSRLERIQLNKATISFDDRFTLSEIDWIIEPHQHWVITGTNGSGKSALAAALAGVGKIETGSVQGLPKNVGLVSFEAQAELIAKELKKDDADIMDVISLGTPVREMIFEQCQDPELASELVEKFGLTTLLDRAFRKLSTGETRKVMLIRALSSKPDLLILDEPFDGLDVDTLAMLQAHLASIIDTVPMVMVLNRFDEMPDFITHIAYLDKERLEKKRGDKKRGDSGRLAFTVDRQDEAAFNELYQLLHLKTTDLSLPEADPATKLPALDPSQPLVKLKQATIQYGDTVIVDKLDWTIEQGQHWQLSGPNGSGKTCVLSLITGDHPQCYTNDIFVFGFQRGNGESIWQIKQFIGYVSTALQWEYRVSTSCKNVIISGFYDSIGVYTKATDHQKKIADQWLELLGMQERADQPFNKLSYGDQRLLLIARAMVKHPPLLILDEPCLGLDDMNRQLVLALIEKICAGKETTVLYVNHHTEDKIKEIDNHLALEKNH, from the coding sequence ATGGAGCCTTCAAGCCGCTTAGAGCGTATTCAGCTAAACAAAGCGACGATCAGTTTTGATGATCGCTTCACCCTAAGCGAGATTGATTGGATCATCGAACCCCACCAACATTGGGTCATCACGGGCACCAATGGCTCAGGCAAATCGGCTCTCGCGGCGGCGCTGGCGGGCGTGGGTAAGATTGAAACGGGCAGTGTTCAAGGGCTGCCCAAAAACGTTGGGTTGGTCTCTTTCGAAGCGCAGGCCGAGCTTATCGCCAAAGAGCTGAAAAAAGACGACGCCGATATCATGGACGTCATTTCACTCGGCACCCCCGTTAGAGAAATGATTTTCGAGCAGTGCCAAGACCCTGAACTCGCAAGCGAGCTGGTCGAAAAGTTCGGGCTGACCACACTACTCGACCGAGCCTTTCGTAAGCTCTCCACTGGCGAAACCCGCAAGGTCATGCTGATTCGCGCTCTGTCGAGCAAGCCGGATTTGCTGATTTTAGACGAGCCGTTTGATGGCTTGGACGTCGACACCCTCGCTATGCTGCAAGCGCATCTCGCCTCCATCATCGATACCGTTCCCATGGTGATGGTGCTGAATCGCTTTGATGAAATGCCGGACTTCATCACCCATATTGCCTATCTGGATAAAGAGCGCTTGGAGAAAAAGAGAGGGGATAAGAAACGAGGAGATAGTGGACGGTTAGCGTTCACGGTAGACCGTCAGGACGAAGCCGCCTTCAATGAGCTTTACCAATTGCTGCATTTGAAAACCACCGACCTAAGCCTGCCCGAGGCCGACCCAGCGACTAAATTACCCGCTCTCGACCCCAGTCAGCCGTTAGTAAAACTCAAGCAAGCAACGATCCAATACGGCGATACCGTGATTGTCGATAAGCTCGATTGGACGATAGAGCAGGGCCAGCACTGGCAACTAAGCGGCCCCAACGGCAGCGGTAAAACCTGCGTGTTGTCTTTGATCACGGGGGATCATCCCCAGTGTTATACCAATGATATTTTTGTGTTTGGCTTCCAACGCGGTAACGGCGAAAGCATCTGGCAGATCAAGCAGTTTATCGGCTATGTCTCCACTGCCCTGCAGTGGGAGTATCGCGTCAGCACCAGCTGCAAAAACGTGATTATTTCCGGCTTCTACGACAGCATCGGCGTATACACAAAAGCCACCGATCACCAGAAAAAAATCGCCGACCAGTGGCTCGAACTACTCGGCATGCAAGAGCGCGCCGATCAGCCATTTAACAAGCTCTCCTACGGCGACCAACGTCTGCTACTTATCGCCCGTGCCATGGTGAAACACCCGCCGCTGTTGATCCTGGATGAGCCCTGCCTGGGCCTCGACGATATGAACCGCCAACTGGTGCTAGCGCTTATTGAGAAAATTTGTGCAGGGAAAGAGACTACGGTGCTCTACGTCAATCACCACACGGAAGACAAAATAAAAGAAATAGACAATCATTTGGCGCTGGAGAAGAATCACTAG
- the ilvY gene encoding HTH-type transcriptional activator IlvY yields MNFKILKQFLALAETLHFGRASDECYVSISALSRNIRHLEEELGVSLFNRDNRTVVLTQEGQKFLKYARDASSQWHLIRHELTDNPDQLSGEISLYGSVTASYSFLHELLRRFRIAYPIIEIKLRTGDPEHAIAHVLDGKEDLSIAAQPANLPRGLAFKSIATSPLLFIAPLEQQVPNVPTSTPTTPAEWASIPMILSESGVSRARVDEWFRQLDVSPRIYAQVTGNEAIVSMVSLGFGIGVVPKIVLDNSPLVDRIRVLDVTPELEPYDIGLFTLKKNLKNPLVDAFWRLM; encoded by the coding sequence ATGAATTTTAAAATCTTAAAACAGTTCCTGGCCTTGGCAGAAACCCTGCATTTTGGTCGCGCCAGCGATGAGTGCTACGTCAGCATTTCTGCCCTGTCGCGCAACATCCGGCATTTGGAAGAGGAGCTGGGGGTGTCGCTGTTTAACCGCGACAACCGTACCGTGGTGTTGACCCAGGAGGGGCAAAAGTTTCTCAAGTACGCCCGCGATGCCAGCAGCCAATGGCATTTGATTCGTCATGAATTGACGGACAATCCTGATCAATTAAGCGGTGAAATCAGCCTGTATGGCTCCGTCACCGCCAGCTACAGCTTTTTGCACGAGCTGCTGCGCCGCTTCCGTATTGCCTACCCGATCATTGAAATCAAGCTGCGCACAGGGGATCCAGAACACGCTATTGCCCATGTCCTGGACGGTAAAGAGGATCTTAGCATCGCGGCCCAGCCTGCCAACTTGCCGCGTGGCTTGGCGTTTAAATCCATTGCCACGTCGCCTTTGCTGTTTATTGCGCCCCTTGAGCAGCAGGTACCTAATGTGCCAACGAGCACGCCAACCACACCGGCAGAGTGGGCGAGCATCCCGATGATTCTATCGGAGAGTGGTGTCTCCAGAGCCCGTGTGGATGAGTGGTTTCGCCAGCTGGATGTTTCCCCACGCATTTATGCCCAGGTCACCGGTAATGAAGCCATTGTGAGTATGGTGAGTTTGGGCTTTGGCATTGGCGTGGTGCCAAAAATCGTCCTCGACAACAGTCCATTGGTAGATCGCATCCGTGTGCTCGATGTGACGCCGGAGCTGGAGCCCTACGATATTGGCTTGTTTACCTTAAAGAAAAACCTAAAAAACCCGTTGGTCGACGCGTTTTGGCGCTTGATGTAA
- a CDS encoding GntR family transcriptional regulator: MSDAQVPEKRRALVKEGKESKKESKEGDERHEAIYRAVSDAIVEQRLKPGARLREDALADVFGISRTGIRKILQRLALEQLVTLTPRRGASVTRPTADEAKDVFDARQLIECGLMPDVARRMGEKEAAELREMARQERQALRSGQQSVAIRLSADFHVRLAQLSGNATLAEFVERLCSRSSLILAVYGHRGHLGCESHDHDDLIGYLEAGNGERAKAFMSRHLKAIEASLSMVEEEESAPDLQQIFGG, translated from the coding sequence ATGAGTGATGCGCAGGTGCCGGAAAAGCGGCGTGCTCTTGTTAAAGAAGGCAAAGAGAGTAAAAAAGAGAGCAAAGAGGGCGATGAGCGCCACGAGGCAATCTACCGTGCGGTGAGCGATGCGATCGTCGAGCAGCGGCTGAAGCCCGGCGCACGGCTGCGCGAAGATGCGCTGGCGGATGTGTTTGGCATTAGCCGCACCGGTATTCGTAAAATCCTCCAGCGTCTGGCGCTAGAGCAACTCGTTACGCTAACCCCGCGCCGCGGCGCCAGTGTTACCCGTCCCACCGCCGACGAGGCCAAAGACGTATTCGATGCCCGCCAGTTGATCGAGTGCGGGTTAATGCCCGATGTGGCGAGGCGCATGGGTGAAAAAGAGGCGGCAGAACTGCGCGAAATGGCCCGCCAGGAGCGCCAGGCGCTGCGCAGCGGCCAACAGAGCGTGGCCATCCGGCTATCGGCCGATTTTCATGTGCGTTTAGCGCAGTTATCTGGCAATGCCACCCTGGCAGAGTTCGTCGAACGGCTATGCTCCCGCTCTTCGCTGATTCTTGCCGTCTACGGCCACCGCGGTCATCTGGGCTGCGAATCCCACGACCACGACGATCTGATCGGCTACCTCGAGGCAGGCAACGGCGAACGTGCCAAAGCCTTTATGAGTCGCCACCTAAAAGCCATCGAAGCCTCGCTCTCCATGGTCGAAGAGGAGGAGAGCGCACCGGATCTGCAGCAGATATTTGGCGGGTAA
- a CDS encoding urate hydroxylase PuuD yields MQAYLIDFVNLLLRWLHVIAAIAWIGESIYFVMLDNSLRSPKAAEDREKGVFGEMWSVHGGGFYHNQKYATAPAKLPNDLHWSFWKAYTTWLSGFALFVILYMVNPGFYLVNPNSPWEWAANLTGWQANLLALAFLLGGWVVYNELCKRISPNMDRDGLLSIAVAVMMVVVAYLSTQMFTGRAAFLLTGAVMATAMSANVFFWIIPGQRRMVKAMKVGDAPNPLDGKRGKQRSVHNTYFTLPVVLLMVSNHYSFIYSHELAWVVMVLFIFAGALIRQFFVLMHAGKTQPAYPAFGVGLILLAFWVAAPSASSTGSDSGAQGPDQAQITGLIEQHCVQCHARNPEHAGFSAPPAGFAFENWDEILGHKAQIQQVVASRYMPLGNMTNMSDEERDIIAAWEE; encoded by the coding sequence ATGCAAGCGTATCTAATCGATTTTGTTAATTTGCTGCTGCGCTGGCTGCATGTCATTGCGGCCATCGCCTGGATCGGCGAGTCGATCTATTTCGTGATGCTGGACAACAGCCTGCGCTCGCCGAAGGCAGCGGAAGACCGCGAAAAGGGCGTGTTTGGAGAAATGTGGTCGGTGCATGGCGGCGGCTTCTACCACAACCAGAAGTACGCCACGGCGCCTGCCAAGCTGCCTAATGATCTGCACTGGTCATTCTGGAAAGCCTACACCACCTGGCTTTCCGGCTTCGCGCTGTTTGTGATTCTCTACATGGTCAATCCGGGCTTCTATTTGGTAAACCCCAATAGCCCCTGGGAGTGGGCCGCTAATCTGACCGGCTGGCAGGCCAACCTGCTGGCGCTGGCATTTTTGCTGGGCGGCTGGGTGGTTTACAACGAGCTGTGCAAGCGCATTAGCCCCAATATGGATCGCGACGGCCTGCTCAGCATCGCAGTTGCTGTCATGATGGTCGTAGTGGCCTACCTAAGCACGCAGATGTTCACCGGGCGCGCCGCCTTTTTGCTCACTGGTGCCGTGATGGCGACGGCGATGTCAGCCAACGTCTTCTTCTGGATCATCCCCGGTCAGCGCCGCATGGTAAAAGCCATGAAAGTAGGCGATGCCCCAAACCCGCTGGATGGCAAGCGCGGCAAGCAGCGCTCGGTGCATAACACCTACTTCACGCTGCCGGTCGTTTTGCTAATGGTGAGTAATCACTACTCGTTTATCTACTCCCACGAGCTTGCCTGGGTGGTGATGGTGCTGTTTATCTTTGCCGGTGCCTTGATACGGCAATTCTTTGTTTTAATGCACGCAGGCAAAACCCAGCCCGCCTACCCAGCCTTTGGAGTAGGGCTTATTCTGCTAGCGTTTTGGGTGGCTGCACCGAGTGCTTCGTCAACGGGTAGTGATAGCGGCGCCCAAGGGCCCGACCAGGCACAGATCACCGGTTTGATTGAGCAGCACTGCGTGCAGTGCCATGCACGCAACCCGGAACATGCCGGTTTCTCAGCGCCGCCCGCTGGGTTTGCGTTTGAGAATTGGGATGAGATTCTGGGCCATAAAGCACAAATTCAGCAGGTGGTGGCCAGCCGCTATATGCCGTTAGGCAATATGACCAACATGAGCGATGAAGAGCGCGATATCATTGCCGCTTGGGAGGAGTAA
- the uraH gene encoding hydroxyisourate hydrolase gives MGRLTTHVLDTAKGQPGQGITIEVFRLTRNERQHLSTVVTNSDGRCDAPILEGDALTVGEYELVFHAGDYLRAQGSEANEPRFLDIIPLRFGVADASQHYHVPLLLSPYGYSTYRGS, from the coding sequence ATGGGACGCTTAACCACCCACGTTCTGGATACCGCCAAAGGTCAGCCAGGCCAGGGGATTACTATCGAAGTATTCCGCCTTACCCGTAATGAGCGCCAACATCTCAGTACCGTAGTCACTAACAGCGACGGCCGCTGCGATGCACCTATTCTAGAGGGCGATGCGCTAACGGTGGGGGAGTATGAGCTGGTGTTCCATGCCGGCGACTACCTGCGTGCCCAAGGTAGTGAGGCTAATGAGCCGCGCTTTTTAGACATTATCCCGCTGCGTTTTGGCGTCGCTGATGCCAGCCAGCACTATCATGTGCCGCTACTCCTCTCGCCCTATGGCTACTCAACTTACCGCGGTAGCTGA